tccaaaccaaggcACTGACcttcccagggctctgagctcacctgggacagccccagccccacgtACCTGTTCTCAGGAGCAGCCTGTAGTGCCtgacagccagggctgtgcagctgagcagggccaggagcagcaggatgagcagcACCACGGACAGGATGAGGAAGGTGTTCTCACTGCAGGTAGAGGAGAGGAAGGCAGTTACCAGGGTGGGATGATTTAACAGCCCATCACCAAACGGGGGCCAaaagagggacagggacaggtttTATGTGCTCAGTTGGAAGGAGGGTCTGGTTCTCCTGCAGAAACTGCAGGGTCCTCCCTCTGTGAGCCTGGGCAAGTCCCTGCTGATTCAGAAGGGGAAGGAGACACTGGGGACCTTTCCTGCTTCCTGATTCTTGATTTTTCTACTTGGCCGTATTTTCTGAGCTTTTCCTAAACCATTCTCCAGGCTTCAGAAACAAAGCTCAGAGTTCAGAGCTCCGAGCACAATTCCAGGCTCTCCGGAGCAGGGATGGTTCTGCTCTTaggtgctgctgtggcaatgATGACAGCAGATGtacaaagggagaaaaatccatTACGTTTAACTGGTAAATGGAATAAGAGCCGCCAAGGACTGTCCCATTGTTAAGTACTCAGGAGGAAACAAATTTGAGGCTGAGGGGGAGAATTTGGGGGTTCTGTTCATGTGAAGTGCAgtagagagaagagaagagaagagaagagaagagaagagaagagaagagaagagaagagaagagaagagaagagaagagaagagcaCTTGCAGAAGGCTGTGCCACAATTTTACCAATCTGCCTCTTTGGATTTAGGAttagggcaggagctggaggaggagaggccACCTTTGGTGAGGATCCTGTCATATCCAATTCCTCtacaggcaggaggcagagtgCCCAGGGCCTGCCTGCCACAAGTGTATAACACGAGTAACCTGTGAGTGCTCAGGCTCAGAGATTCATTTAGGCCTTACCTGTCACCCAGAAGAGTTTCTTGACTTTGGTTTTCAGAGTATGAAACACGTCCTCGACGCAACGCTGCAATCACAGACACGAGGGGAGGAATGGtcactgtggggctgctctgcattcagcagtgaaacaccacagttgtCACTATTTGGTtcagcagcaagggccagacaagcTCAGGCATGTCCTGTCCAGCCATATTGGTAAAAATACCAATACTCACCCATGGAAATGTTGAGTGTGATCTCCTCCATGCGGAGCAGCCCGGAGCCGTCCTGCAGCGCACACCAGTACACACCCgagtcctgcacctgcagctgctccatggTGATGGTCACAATGCCCTGCTGGGTGTCATCCTGGATCCTGACACGCTCCAAAgctgtgctgtttgctgctggggACTCTGGCTTGGTGGTGACCAGCACTTTGCatgtttttccctcttcccttttgCACCAGGCTTTGCTGACAGTGCTGTAGTCTGCGATCTTGTAGTGACACTCGACAGTGATGTTGGCTGACTCCTTGGCTGTGAGCTTCTGTGTCCCTGCAAAACAGCCAGGATGTGTGCTGAGACCCCAAAGAGgggtcccacagcagcaccccctccccagcactgcagtaCCTCTGGATCCCTGCAAAACAGAGAACATGACAGGTACTCTTAGAAACACAGAGAACATGGCAGGTACTCACAGGGAAACAGAGAACATGGCAGGTACTTTCTCTTAAACACTGAGAACATGGCAGGTACTCATGGAGACACAGAGAACATGGCAGGCACTCACTCTTGAACACAGAGAACATGGCAGGTACTCATAGGGACACAGAGAACATGGCAGGTACTCATAGAGACACAGCAAACATGACAAGTACTCACTCTTGGACACAGAGAACATGGCAGATACTCATAGAGAACATGGCAGGTACTCATGGGGACACAGAGAACATGGCAGGTACTCACTCTTGGACACAGAGAACATGGCAGATACTCATAGAGAACATGGCAGGTACTCATGGGGACACAGAGAACATGACAGGTACTCATAGAGAACATGGCAGGTACTCACTCTTGAACACAGAGAGCACAAACTCCATTTTCTGGGTGTGCCCAAAGTCCAGTGCACACCAGTACACACCAGAGTCCTGGATCTGCAGGTTCTTCATGGTGACAATGAGAGCCCTTTGAGCAGTATACTGCACTGATACTCTGTCCTGCAGGGATTTCATTTCACTGCGTGCTGAAGGTGTTCGTCCCGTCCTAGAGGCTGTGCATTTGGACCCAGCTTGGCACCAGGCATTACTCCCCTCTGGGCACCGCACTGTCAGGGTGTCCAGCTCccactggagcagctctgtgaaacACCAAAGGTGGCACTGCCCAGTCAGtactgggcacaggggcacctGGGACAGACCATGCCCTGGGGCAACTCCCTCAGGGCAGGGGAGGTGGgagccagcaggaccaggcagggctgtggggctccTTCTCTCCCTATGTGGGAGGGAAAGCAGGGAGCgaggctggggatggggctggggggacCAGGGGAAGCTGCTCAGCTGTGGGGGAGAGGGGGGtagagcaggggaaggagtgATGCTGCCTCCTGACAAGGCTTGGCTTTCGGTGGGGTACAGGTACTCACCCCTGAAAACAATCAGTGAGATCGTCTTTAGCCGTGGATATGTGTAGTAAGAACTATAAACGGCACAGAAATATGTGCCTGAGTCCTCTGCCTTGAGGCCACTCATGGTGACAGAAACAGTCTTACTAGCTTTGTTATCCCTAATTTTAATTCTCCCATCCTGGGATCTGGTTTCTTCATATGAGTATGTGTGCAGGACTTCTTTACATCCCGCCCTTCCCTGGGGGAGGCACCAGTATTTTATCTCAGAGTCAGTAGTCCCCACTGCATAAGGACACTGGATGTACAGAGTGTCCCCTTCCCGTCGTCTGTAGGCTTCTGGGTCCTGGCCTTGGAGACCTGGAAGGATCAGATGTGGTGAGGGAGAGGGGAGCtgaccacagaatcacaggatcacagcacaacagaatcacagaatcaacaaggctggaaaagacctttgagatcaccAAGACCTTTGAGATCAGCAAGCCCCTTCCATGTCCTCACGCCACCCTGTCACCCAGcccatggcactcagtgccacctccagtcTGTTGTTGCACACCTGCAGGGGTGGTgactcccccagctccctgggcagccctttcccttccccatcaccGTTTCTGTGAAGGTGCAGGGCTGCCCCTCAAGGCACACAGGGAAACTGCCTCCAACCTCCCCCGTGGACACCGGTGGCTGGAAGGactccaaaccccaaaatccctctccaTGCTGAATCCACCTGCTTGGAAATGGGAAGGGCAGCATTGAGATTTGAGCGGGGGATTCGATCTCACAGGGTGCTCAAGGTGCTGACCCTCCAAGCCACGTGtggcacagaggctgcagctgtCCCCTCGTCCTTGCAGCCAAATGGGGACCATGCCCTGACCACAGCACCCCTGccctgtgtcacagacatgttttatggaaaatcctttccttaggatcttttctcctgagaatctgagaggcctcaggaacaaaatgtaaacaatggttatctgctgctgtggaatgcaacaggtgcatctgggattggtctcaggtggttgtttttaattaatggccaatcatagtcagctggctcggattgtctggtcagtcacaagcctttgttattcattctttcctcttctattcttagccaaccttctgatgaaatcctttcttctattcttttagtatagttttaatataatatatatcataaaataataaatcagccttctgaaacatggagtcaaatcctcatctcttccttcatcctgggacccctgtgagcacagacactg
This region of Ammospiza nelsoni isolate bAmmNel1 chromosome 23, bAmmNel1.pri, whole genome shotgun sequence genomic DNA includes:
- the LOC132083445 gene encoding uncharacterized protein LOC132083445, which produces MELRALFLLPLCFPGLQGQDPEAYRRREGDTLYIQCPYAVGTTDSEIKYWCLPQGRAGCKEVLHTYSYEETRSQDGRIKIRDNKASKTVSVTMSGLKAEDSGTYFCAVYSSYYTYPRLKTISLIVFRELLQWELDTLTVRCPEGSNAWCQAGSKCTASRTGRTPSARSEMKSLQDRVSVQYTAQRALIVTMKNLQIQDSGVYWCALDFGHTQKMEFVLSVFKRTQKLTAKESANITVECHYKIADYSTVSKAWCKREEGKTCKVLVTTKPESPAANSTALERVRIQDDTQQGIVTITMEQLQVQDSGVYWCALQDGSGLLRMEEITLNISMALRRGRVSYSENQSQETLLGDSENTFLILSVVLLILLLLALLSCTALAVRHYRLLLRTGNREAEDTSDRAEGTAQPGSSGRRESSQDGSKGPAYIHLDVQSHPSPEDPLYCNVEPSQAPRNPQHVEYAIIAFNQAPRTSKE